CAATCCAGCCCTTGCTGCGAGAACGACGGTAACACAACGACGGCAAATGCCATGAGCATTATGAGGGATCTTGTTTTCATACTTACTTGCACAATTATGGAATCAATCCACAAATTTAGCAATTATTTTATAATACACAAAATGACGATTTCCAACACATGTGGCAATTTAACAAAATCACGTCACATTAACAATATTTTTGTCAAGCCATAGTGCGGAATGAAAAATAATTGCTAACTTTGCGCTCGGTACGATTCTAATATTATACTTCATCAATAACAAATTTATCTGTATAAAATGGTAAATTATAAAGAATTAGGGCTCGTAAACACCAAAGAGATGTTTGCCAAGGCCATCAAGGGAGGCTACGCCGTTCCCGCGTTCAACTTCAACAACATGGAGCAGCTCCAGGCTATTGTCAAGGCTGCTGCCGAAGAGAAGTCTCCTGTGATTCTTCAGGTATCAAAAGGCGCGCGCAACTATGCCAATGCCATACTACTGCGATACATGGCCCAGGGAGCTGTTGAGTATGCCAAGAGCCTCGGATGGGAAAATCCTCAGATTGTTCTCCATCTCGACCACGGCGACAGCTTCGAGATCTGCAAAGACTGCATCGACAACGGATTCTCATCAGTAATGATCGACGGCTCCCACCTCCCCTACGAAGAGAACGTCGCTCTCACAAAGCAGGTGTGCGAATACGCCCACAAATTTGACGTGACCGTAGAAGGTGAGCTTGGTGTGCTTGCCGGCGTAGAGGACGAGGTTTCATCCGACCATCACACATACACCGATCCTGAAGAGGTAATCGACTTCGCTACCCGCACAGGCTGCGACTCGCTCGCTATCTCTATAGGCACAAGCCACGGCGCATACAAGTTCACTCCCGAGCAGTGCACACGCAATGAAGAGGGCAAACTCGTTCCCCCGCCGCTGGCATTCGATGTGCTCGATGCTGTAATGGAGAAGCTCCCCGGTTTCCCCATCGTGCTTCACGGCTCATCTTCTGTTCCCCAGGATGAGGTTGACACCATCAACAAGTATGGCGGCAAGCTTCCCGACGCTATCGGCATTCCTGAAGAGCAGCTCCGCAAGGCAGCAAAGAGTGCAGTATGCAAGATCAATATCGACTCTGACAGCCGTCTCGCCATGACAGCCGCCGTACGCAAGGTCCTCGCAGAAAAGCCTGCCGAGTTCGACCCCCGCAAGTACCTCGGTCCTGCTCGTGAAAACATGGAGAAACTCTACAAGCACAAGATCGTCAATGTGCTTGGCTCCAACGGTAAAGCATAATGATTATCTAAGGAAATTATTCTTTTAGACATTATTTATAATTTTTGCACTGACAATGATTCGTTCGGGCGCGTGATGCCTCCGGGCGAATTTTTTATTCTGCCGTTTGAGTTGACTTTTTCAGTTCCACGAAAAACACCTTGCATATCAAGATTGTTAATATCACAAAAACTAACAATGACAACTCATCACTCTTCAACTCCCAACATTCACAATGCCGAGAAAGAGACGTTTGCTGACAATGTGTTTTTCTCTGCCCGCCGGGCACTCTCCCACCATGCCAG
The nucleotide sequence above comes from Duncaniella freteri. Encoded proteins:
- a CDS encoding class II fructose-bisphosphate aldolase; amino-acid sequence: MVNYKELGLVNTKEMFAKAIKGGYAVPAFNFNNMEQLQAIVKAAAEEKSPVILQVSKGARNYANAILLRYMAQGAVEYAKSLGWENPQIVLHLDHGDSFEICKDCIDNGFSSVMIDGSHLPYEENVALTKQVCEYAHKFDVTVEGELGVLAGVEDEVSSDHHTYTDPEEVIDFATRTGCDSLAISIGTSHGAYKFTPEQCTRNEEGKLVPPPLAFDVLDAVMEKLPGFPIVLHGSSSVPQDEVDTINKYGGKLPDAIGIPEEQLRKAAKSAVCKINIDSDSRLAMTAAVRKVLAEKPAEFDPRKYLGPARENMEKLYKHKIVNVLGSNGKA